The stretch of DNA TACTTCTCGACAGCATCAACATTCCAACTAAAACCAAAATTCAGCAAACCGTTTTTATGAGCAATCTCTTGGTGCTCGCGTGACACATCGAGAAAAATAGATACGTCCGCACAACCATTTGACACCCACAATGCTCCTGGTCCAAAAACAATGCAGACCGTTGGCTCATTTGCTGTCTTTTTCAATTCAGTAACATAAGTTGAAAAGTCGTTTTGCGTCCCAGCACGAAAATACTCGTCTAGCTTTTGATCTGCCACATAGCCAAAAGCTCGATTATCGGTAATGTTCTTTTGAAAATGTTGTCTCAGTTCTGATCCCGATTTCAAATACCCATACGTGTCAAGCACCTCAAAACGAAGCCCTCGTTCTTGCACAAAAGGAAGTGCTTTCTGTAACAGCGCTTGAAAATCTGCACCGTGTGTCCCATCGATTACGAACGTAACGACATCCTTTTGCTTGTCTTCCACCTCCGCCAGCACGTGCTCCAATAAAGAATCGTACCCTTCCACCATATCTTTTTGTAACAGCGCTTGACGCACAGGATTCAATGGTCTTTTTTCAAACATGTCACTCTTCCCCCTTCATCTCATATTGAACTTTCCTGTTATTCGACGATCACTTGATTTGGCTCATCAAAAAATGACTGTAAAACGAGTGTAGCGGCACCGATGAGCCCCGCCCTCTCCCCTAAAGACGAGTTTTGAATCTGAACCTTTTGGGGATGGTGTAAAAGAGCTCGTTTTTTCATCATATCGGCAATGGTTGGCATCATCGGCTCATAATGATTGACCATCGACCCCCCGATCAGTAAAACTTCAGGATCAAAAAAGTGGATAAACGTCGTTAACGCTATACCGATGTACCGGCCAGCTTCATCGAGAATACGTCGGGCCAGCTCATCGCCGCCTTGTGCCGCAGCGATCACGTTACGTAACGCTAGTTTTTTTCATCCTCTTCAATCAATACACTTAACTGACTTGAGACACCGCGACGTACCTCTTCTTTTACTCTGCGAACGACCGCTAAACCAGAGGATAATGCTTCTAAACAGCCATAATTTCCACAATTACATAAGGGCCCGTCAATATCGATCGTTCCGTGACCGAGGTCACCACCCCCGTTATTAAACCCTCGATAAAATCTCCCTTGGTAAATGACACTGCCGCCGATCCCTTCATCAGCTAAGATAAAGATGACGTTTTCCTTGCCTTTAGCGGCACCAAACCACATTTCCCCTAAAGCAGCTGCATTCGCGTCTTTTTCTAAATGCACAGGCAGACGATACCGTTCACTGACCATATCTCGCAGAGGAACATGTCGCCATCCGGTTAGATTGGGCGGTTGAAGGATCACGCCCGATTCAATATCCAATGGACCAGGGGCCGAGATGCCGATGCCTAAGATACTTTCCTTTGTTACTCCTGCCGTTTCAATTACTGTATCAATGACAGCAAACATTTGCCCGACGATCGATGTACTTTCTAATGAAGCATCTGTCGGCACTTTTTCTTCAGCGACAACCGTTGC from Litoribacterium kuwaitense encodes:
- a CDS encoding ROK family protein, yielding MIAAAQGGDELARRILDEAGRYIGIALTTFIHFFDPEVLLIGGSMVNHYEPMMPTIADMMKKRALLHHPQKVQIQNSSLGERAGLIGAATLVLQSFFDEPNQVIVE
- a CDS encoding ROK family transcriptional regulator yields the protein MESNRSASNADHMKQMNRSVVLSLIRNEGPISKADIAEKTKLTFATISNIIQKLFQSNLISEQGHGESKGGRKPVLYGLNANAYYAVGVEVGVSQVSAVLTNLQATVVAEEKVPTDASLESTSIVGQMFAVIDTVIETAGVTKESILGIGISAPGPLDIESGVILQPPNLTGWRHVPLRDMVSERYRLPVHLEKDANAAALGEMWFGAAKGKENVIFILADEGIGGSVIYQGRFYRGFNNGGGDLGHGTIDIDGPLCNCGNYGCLEALSSGLAVVRRVKEEVRRGVSSQLSVLIEEDEKN